One window of the Tissierella sp. genome contains the following:
- a CDS encoding flagellar brake protein, producing MEFAADDLKIGTKIELIKSYKNHEIAYPSQILDSIESDILIVSGPLKNNNLVFLHKGDSIKVVYNVKEKGIHYFNAKVMSRSYTSIYTIKLKKISEIKKLQLRKYFRLPYSIKVNKDFEIIENDISEILSEECKTINISGGGMELFCNYDHVLGDEVHCSFTIHDSLITVRAVVVRINQIDSLNFKYSLGVSFKDIEEGIRDNIIKYIFEQERILRLKGLV from the coding sequence GTGGAATTTGCTGCAGACGATTTAAAAATTGGCACTAAGATTGAACTAATAAAATCATATAAAAATCACGAAATTGCTTACCCTTCCCAAATTTTAGACTCTATTGAATCAGATATTTTAATAGTTAGTGGACCTTTAAAGAATAATAATTTAGTCTTTTTGCATAAGGGAGACAGTATTAAAGTTGTATATAATGTAAAAGAAAAAGGAATACATTATTTTAATGCTAAAGTGATGTCTAGAAGTTATACATCAATATATACTATAAAACTAAAAAAGATATCAGAGATAAAAAAACTTCAGTTGCGCAAATATTTTAGGCTTCCCTACTCTATTAAAGTAAATAAAGATTTTGAAATTATTGAGAATGATATAAGTGAAATATTAAGTGAGGAATGTAAAACTATTAATATTTCTGGTGGGGGAATGGAATTATTTTGTAACTATGATCATGTGTTAGGAGATGAAGTTCATTGCTCATTTACTATTCATGATTCACTAATAACTGTTAGAGCTGTAGTAGTAAGGATTAATCAAATTGATAGTTTAAATTTTAAATATAGCTTAGGAGTATCATTTAAAGACATTGAAGAAGGTATAAGAGATAATATAATTAAATATATATTTGAGCAGGAAAGAATTCTAAGATTAAAGGGATTGGTTTAA
- a CDS encoding chemotaxis protein CheA gives MDLDISQYLNIFVEEAKEHLQSMNEVLLELEKNPSHLGHINEIFRVAHTIKGMSGTMGFHNMANLTHEMENVLQAARNNEIELSEGVIDILFECFDALDSSVNKIVEEGSEITESNETLIKKLSMLLSKEIISKEDIIEKMDMLEIDNYVLDSISKAVREGLNVFQIDFYLSETCMLKSARAFIIFSTLETFGEVAYSNPPVEDIEDERFEYNFSVILVSDTEKSILVKELNNISEIQSINVSNFDVSNFNIINSDDFLEINETNLHEDSILPNADHTDKSEKTNQGNAGKIGKTVRVDIDRLDNLMNLVSELIIIKTRMDDLSDNSSGENMTEAIEYLERITTNLHDAVMKVRMVPIERVFNRFPRLVRDLSKELGKEIDLQMSGEETEVDRTVIDEIGDPLIHLIRNSIDHGIEMPNDRLKVGKSEKGTVTLKSYPDGNNVVIEVEDDGKGIDYNLVRKKAIDKGIIDEKEAENLSIEDCIDLLFAAGFSTADKVSDVSGRGVGLDVVRSKIESINGNIEIESVKDKGTKFIIRIPLTLAIIQALLVRLNEEIYAIPLSSITEITNISDEQIRDVQGQDIFLYRGKTLPIIRLKDVLDIDYNEKSEDLVVVVVKKGEKQAGIIVDNLIGQQEIVIKGIGKYLSSVKYLSGATILGNGSISLIVDVNSLI, from the coding sequence ATGGATTTAGATATTAGCCAATACTTAAATATTTTTGTGGAAGAAGCGAAGGAACATTTACAAAGCATGAATGAAGTTTTGTTAGAATTAGAAAAGAATCCTTCTCACTTAGGACATATCAATGAAATTTTCAGGGTTGCTCATACGATTAAAGGAATGTCTGGAACTATGGGATTTCATAATATGGCTAACTTAACTCATGAAATGGAGAATGTTTTACAAGCTGCAAGAAACAATGAGATTGAGCTTTCAGAAGGAGTAATCGATATCTTATTTGAATGTTTTGATGCATTAGACTCTTCAGTAAATAAAATTGTGGAAGAAGGCTCTGAAATTACTGAATCAAATGAAACTTTAATTAAAAAATTATCGATGTTGTTAAGCAAAGAAATAATCAGTAAAGAAGATATTATTGAAAAAATGGACATGCTAGAGATTGATAATTATGTTTTAGATTCAATTTCTAAAGCTGTTAGAGAAGGGTTAAATGTTTTTCAAATTGACTTCTATCTCAGTGAAACATGTATGCTAAAGTCAGCTAGAGCTTTTATTATATTTAGTACTTTAGAGACATTTGGAGAAGTTGCATATTCTAACCCACCTGTAGAAGATATAGAAGATGAAAGATTTGAGTATAATTTTTCTGTTATTTTAGTAAGTGATACTGAAAAATCAATATTAGTTAAAGAGTTAAATAATATTTCTGAAATTCAAAGTATTAATGTCTCAAATTTTGATGTAAGCAATTTCAATATTATTAATTCTGATGATTTTTTAGAAATTAATGAAACTAATTTACATGAGGACTCAATTTTACCAAATGCTGACCATACTGATAAATCTGAAAAAACTAATCAAGGAAATGCAGGGAAGATTGGAAAAACTGTAAGAGTAGACATCGATAGATTAGATAATCTTATGAATTTAGTAAGTGAGCTTATTATTATAAAAACCAGAATGGATGATTTAAGTGATAATAGTTCAGGAGAGAATATGACTGAAGCCATCGAATACTTAGAAAGAATCACTACAAACTTGCATGATGCTGTAATGAAAGTTCGAATGGTCCCTATAGAAAGAGTATTTAATAGATTTCCAAGATTAGTAAGAGATCTATCTAAAGAATTAGGTAAAGAAATTGATCTTCAAATGAGTGGTGAAGAGACTGAAGTTGATAGAACAGTAATTGATGAAATTGGTGATCCGTTAATTCATTTAATTAGAAATTCAATTGATCATGGAATTGAAATGCCTAATGACAGGTTAAAAGTAGGAAAATCTGAAAAAGGTACAGTTACATTAAAATCATATCCAGATGGTAATAATGTAGTTATTGAAGTTGAAGATGATGGAAAAGGCATAGATTATAATTTGGTAAGAAAAAAGGCCATTGACAAAGGTATCATAGATGAAAAAGAAGCAGAAAATCTCTCAATAGAAGACTGTATTGATTTGTTATTTGCAGCAGGATTTAGTACTGCAGATAAGGTTTCAGATGTATCTGGACGTGGAGTAGGATTAGATGTAGTTAGGAGCAAGATTGAGTCTATTAATGGTAATATTGAGATAGAGAGTGTTAAAGATAAGGGTACTAAATTTATCATTAGAATCCCTTTAACCTTAGCTATAATCCAGGCGCTATTAGTCAGATTAAATGAAGAAATATATGCAATTCCTTTAAGTTCTATTACTGAAATTACGAACATTTCAGACGAACAAATTAGAGATGTGCAAGGTCAGGATATATTTCTATATAGAGGAAAGACTCTGCCTATAATAAGGTTAAAAGATGTATTAGATATTGACTATAATGAAAAAAGCGAAGATTTGGTTGTGGTGGTAGTAAAGAAAGGTGAAAAACAAGCAGGAATAATAGTTGATAATTTAATTGGTCAACAGGAGATAGTTATCAAAGGTATAGGTAAATATTTGTCTTCAGTTAAGTATTTGTCAGGGGCTACCATCCTTGGTAATGGAAGTATCTCATTGATTGTTGATGTTAATTCATTAATATAG
- the tsf gene encoding translation elongation factor Ts — protein sequence MNISASTVKELRERTAAGMLDCKNALVETNGDIEKAIDLLREKGLAKAAKKSGRIASEGLVESYIHGGRIGVIVEVNSETDFVAKTDEFKQFVKDIAMQIAASNPKYVSREEVSEEEIAREREVLTLQAMNEGKPEHVAAKMVEGRIEKFFEQICLLDQNFIKDPSIKIGVLLNEKISKIGENLKIRRFARFEVGEGIEKKEENFAEEVAKQMGM from the coding sequence ATGAATATAAGCGCTTCAACAGTGAAAGAATTAAGAGAAAGAACAGCAGCTGGAATGTTAGACTGTAAAAATGCATTAGTAGAGACAAATGGAGACATAGAAAAAGCTATTGATTTGCTAAGAGAAAAAGGATTAGCAAAAGCAGCAAAAAAATCAGGTAGAATAGCATCTGAAGGTTTAGTAGAATCATATATACATGGTGGTAGAATTGGAGTTATAGTAGAAGTTAATTCAGAAACTGACTTCGTAGCTAAAACTGATGAATTCAAACAATTTGTTAAAGACATAGCAATGCAAATAGCAGCTTCTAATCCAAAATATGTTTCAAGAGAAGAAGTAAGTGAAGAAGAAATTGCTAGGGAAAGAGAAGTATTAACTTTACAAGCTATGAACGAAGGAAAACCTGAACATGTAGCAGCTAAAATGGTTGAAGGAAGAATAGAGAAGTTTTTTGAGCAAATATGTTTATTGGATCAAAACTTTATTAAAGACCCAAGTATAAAAATTGGAGTTTTGCTAAATGAAAAAATCTCTAAAATTGGAGAAAATTTAAAGATTAGAAGATTTGCACGATTTGAAGTTGGAGAAGGCATTGAGAAAAAGGAAGAGAATTTTGCTGAGGAAGTTGCAAAGCAAATGGGTATGTAA
- a CDS encoding DUF6115 domain-containing protein, with amino-acid sequence MLNLIINIIGIVLIIISIYIIRKDLQKEKNKIDDFNLIEDKVKEYYNLTEDIVDNFDEIVDTKLDRLNNSIISNNNVQINNNPSTYIETNTNIGLFNTLNSEIIQDNPFHKKIIELSSIGLTVEEIAKKLNKGVYEIEIVLKMYSIKNIDKKTQK; translated from the coding sequence ATGTTAAATTTGATTATAAATATTATCGGTATAGTATTAATTATAATTTCGATTTATATTATTAGAAAAGATTTACAAAAAGAAAAAAATAAGATTGATGACTTTAATTTAATTGAAGATAAAGTAAAAGAATATTATAACTTGACAGAAGACATTGTAGATAATTTTGATGAAATAGTTGATACAAAACTTGATAGGTTGAACAATAGTATAATTAGCAATAATAATGTTCAAATCAATAACAATCCATCAACCTACATTGAGACAAATACTAATATTGGTCTATTTAACACTTTGAATTCAGAAATAATTCAAGATAATCCTTTTCATAAAAAAATTATCGAGTTAAGTTCCATTGGATTAACTGTTGAAGAAATTGCTAAAAAGTTAAATAAAGGAGTTTATGAGATAGAAATTGTACTTAAAATGTACAGTATTAAAAATATTGATAAAAAAACACAAAAGTAA
- a CDS encoding chemotaxis protein CheW, which produces MSSSIDNKYVIFKLNKEYYGIPIDMVISIERMQKSTRIPNAPKYVKGVINLRGEVVSLIDLRQKLGMELTEVNNNSRIIVVSHDDIFAGLIVDSSSEVMEIHNDSIDNAPNTNENDNLSYIHGIGKTDDRLIILLELSKILEH; this is translated from the coding sequence ATGTCATCATCGATAGATAATAAATATGTTATATTTAAGTTGAACAAAGAATATTATGGAATCCCTATAGATATGGTTATTTCTATAGAAAGAATGCAGAAATCAACTAGAATTCCAAATGCTCCTAAGTATGTTAAAGGTGTAATAAATCTAAGAGGTGAAGTAGTTTCTTTGATTGATTTAAGACAAAAACTTGGAATGGAACTTACTGAAGTAAATAACAATTCACGAATTATCGTTGTATCCCATGATGATATTTTTGCTGGATTAATTGTTGATTCTTCTTCTGAGGTAATGGAAATCCACAACGACAGTATTGATAATGCTCCTAATACTAATGAAAATGATAATTTATCATATATACATGGTATAGGAAAAACAGATGATAGATTAATAATATTGTTGGAACTATCAAAAATTTTAGAACATTAG
- a CDS encoding chemotaxis protein CheD (catalyzes the conversion of glutamine residues to glutamate on methyl-accepting chemotaxis receptors), which translates to MNVETIKVGMADLNVTKAPNVLTTLGLGSCIGITLYDRMNKIAGLVHIMLPSSKDIKNNQNAAKFADTGIDELIESMIRIGANKNNLVAKIAGGSQMFNFNSNNDILKIGERNIMATKAKLSELNIKIISEDTGGNFGRTIVLSSIDGSLNIRTIGHGEKTI; encoded by the coding sequence ATGAATGTTGAAACTATAAAGGTGGGAATGGCAGATCTTAATGTGACTAAGGCACCAAATGTATTAACTACTTTAGGGTTAGGATCATGTATAGGTATTACTTTATATGATAGAATGAATAAAATAGCAGGATTAGTCCATATTATGTTGCCATCCAGTAAAGATATAAAAAATAATCAAAACGCTGCTAAGTTTGCAGATACTGGAATTGATGAATTAATTGAATCAATGATAAGAATTGGAGCTAATAAAAACAATTTAGTTGCTAAAATTGCAGGGGGCTCACAAATGTTTAATTTTAATTCAAATAATGATATTTTAAAAATAGGTGAGAGAAATATTATGGCTACGAAAGCAAAATTAAGTGAGCTTAACATTAAAATAATTTCAGAAGATACTGGGGGAAACTTTGGAAGAACTATAGTATTAAGCTCAATCGATGGTTCATTGAATATTAGAACTATTGGCCATGGAGAAAAAACAATATAG
- the pyrH gene encoding UMP kinase translates to MDPIFKRVVLKISGEALAGTKGTGIDVVTINQISTEVKELHNLGVQVSIVVGGGNFWRGRTSKDMDRTTSDYMGMLGTVMNALALQDSLENLGVNTRVQSAIEMRQIAEPYIRRKAVRHLEKGRVVIFAAGSGNPYFSTDTAAALRAAEIEADVILLAKKGVDGVYDSDPKVNSKAKRFDTLKYIDILNLGLGIMDSTATSLCMDNKIPLIVFGIDEPYNIINVVLGKKIGTHVKED, encoded by the coding sequence ATGGACCCAATATTTAAAAGGGTAGTACTAAAGATAAGTGGTGAAGCATTAGCAGGTACTAAAGGTACTGGAATTGATGTAGTTACCATTAATCAAATTTCAACAGAGGTAAAGGAGTTACATAATCTAGGTGTGCAAGTATCCATTGTTGTAGGAGGAGGAAACTTCTGGCGTGGAAGAACAAGTAAAGACATGGATAGGACTACATCTGATTATATGGGAATGTTAGGAACTGTAATGAATGCTCTTGCACTCCAGGATTCACTTGAAAATCTTGGTGTTAATACCAGAGTTCAATCAGCAATAGAGATGAGACAAATTGCTGAACCATATATTAGAAGGAAAGCAGTTAGGCACTTAGAAAAAGGAAGAGTAGTTATTTTTGCTGCTGGATCTGGAAATCCATATTTTTCTACAGATACAGCTGCAGCTTTAAGAGCAGCTGAAATTGAAGCAGATGTAATACTTTTGGCAAAAAAAGGTGTAGACGGAGTATATGATTCTGATCCAAAGGTAAATAGTAAGGCGAAGAGATTTGATACTTTGAAATATATAGATATACTAAATTTAGGTCTTGGAATTATGGATTCTACTGCAACTTCTTTATGTATGGATAACAAAATTCCTTTAATTGTTTTTGGTATAGATGAACCATATAATATTATTAATGTTGTTTTAGGAAAAAAAATAGGAACACATGTAAAGGAGGATTAA
- a CDS encoding FapA family protein, with translation MYKISNDIILEISKDGLYAYITLLDNYSYNNESGTTSIINEIKNFIKYGLDTERLIRILEKKQTGEKICIAEGKKPEAGKDGDIKYFFAMEKPLLPKINMDGTVDYKELDSINSVKKDDKLAEIIPATDGVNGMMVNGTMIPSLKGRTPKFRYGKNVYLSSDGMLLISEIDGLVEFKNGKVDVSTVLSLDNVDNSVGNINFAGNVIVKKDVLNGFSLIAGGSVEVKGAVEGGYIESDGDILIRQGIQGYNRLIINTKGNLSAKFIENSVVNVGENVTAEAVMHSNVSSKSNILVLGKKGLIVGGTCRAKYEIRARVIGSTMATTTVLEVGNDPDSITKNEELGGKLELANENLRKVNQSLKVLEMLKRSNKLDNNKAELYNNLTRAQATLSQEIIEIENELVELNKQMKDISKGQIKVSDTIYPGVKIIIGNSLLYIRDEMKRCTFYRDGADIRVGPY, from the coding sequence ATGTATAAAATAAGCAATGATATAATACTCGAAATTAGCAAGGATGGATTATATGCATATATTACTTTATTAGATAACTATAGCTACAATAATGAGTCAGGAACTACTTCCATAATTAATGAAATTAAAAACTTTATTAAATATGGTTTAGATACTGAGCGATTAATTAGAATTCTAGAAAAAAAGCAAACAGGTGAAAAGATTTGCATAGCAGAAGGTAAGAAACCTGAAGCTGGTAAGGATGGAGATATAAAATATTTTTTTGCAATGGAAAAACCTTTATTGCCAAAGATAAATATGGATGGTACTGTTGATTACAAAGAATTAGATTCAATTAACTCTGTAAAAAAAGATGATAAACTTGCAGAAATTATTCCTGCTACAGATGGAGTTAATGGAATGATGGTTAATGGCACAATGATTCCTAGCCTTAAAGGACGAACTCCTAAGTTTAGATATGGGAAAAATGTTTACTTATCATCTGATGGTATGTTATTAATATCAGAGATAGATGGATTAGTAGAGTTTAAAAATGGGAAAGTAGATGTATCAACAGTCTTATCATTAGATAATGTTGATAATAGCGTTGGGAATATAAATTTTGCTGGAAATGTAATAGTAAAAAAAGATGTACTTAATGGATTTTCATTAATAGCAGGTGGATCAGTTGAAGTTAAAGGGGCAGTAGAGGGTGGATATATTGAAAGTGACGGAGATATATTAATTAGACAAGGTATACAAGGGTATAATAGGTTAATAATTAATACTAAAGGTAATTTGTCAGCAAAATTTATTGAAAATTCTGTTGTTAATGTAGGAGAAAATGTAACTGCTGAAGCAGTTATGCATAGTAATGTTTCATCTAAATCTAACATTCTTGTACTTGGGAAAAAAGGTCTAATAGTAGGAGGAACATGTAGAGCTAAGTATGAAATAAGAGCTAGGGTTATTGGATCTACTATGGCCACTACTACAGTTTTAGAAGTAGGAAATGATCCTGATAGTATAACAAAAAATGAAGAATTAGGTGGAAAACTAGAATTAGCTAATGAGAATCTAAGAAAAGTTAATCAATCATTAAAGGTACTGGAAATGCTAAAGAGATCTAATAAGTTAGATAATAATAAAGCAGAATTATATAATAATTTAACTAGAGCGCAAGCTACATTAAGTCAAGAAATTATTGAAATAGAAAATGAATTAGTTGAATTGAATAAACAGATGAAAGATATTTCTAAGGGTCAAATCAAGGTTTCAGATACTATATATCCAGGTGTTAAAATTATTATTGGAAATAGTCTTTTATACATAAGAGATGAAATGAAAAGATGCACTTTTTATAGGGATGGTGCAGATATAAGAGTAGGTCCATATTAA
- the rpsB gene encoding 30S ribosomal protein S2 — MSVITMKGLLEAGVHFGHQTRRWNPKMAQYIFTERNGIYIIDLQKTVKKVEDAYAFIRQVVEDGGEVLFVGTKKQAQEAIENEAKRCNMHFINQRWLGGMLTNYKTIRNRVDRLHELGKMEEDGIFDVLPKKEVIKLKHEAERLEKFLGGIKNMNRIPDALFVVDPRKERIAVKEAQILGIPVVAIVDTNCDPDEVDYVIPGNDDAIRAVKLLTETMSNAVLEGKQGEQTEISEE; from the coding sequence ATGTCAGTAATTACAATGAAAGGTTTATTAGAAGCAGGAGTTCATTTTGGACATCAAACTAGAAGATGGAATCCTAAAATGGCACAGTATATTTTTACTGAGAGAAATGGAATCTACATTATTGACTTACAAAAAACAGTTAAAAAGGTAGAAGATGCTTATGCTTTTATCAGGCAAGTAGTCGAAGATGGTGGAGAAGTACTATTTGTTGGAACAAAAAAGCAAGCTCAAGAAGCAATTGAGAATGAGGCTAAAAGATGTAATATGCACTTTATTAATCAAAGATGGTTAGGTGGTATGTTAACAAACTACAAGACTATTAGAAATAGAGTGGATAGATTACATGAATTAGGTAAAATGGAAGAAGATGGAATTTTTGATGTTCTACCAAAAAAAGAAGTTATTAAGTTAAAACATGAGGCAGAAAGACTAGAAAAATTCCTTGGTGGAATTAAAAATATGAATAGAATACCAGACGCTCTATTTGTAGTGGATCCTAGAAAAGAGAGAATTGCTGTTAAAGAGGCTCAAATTCTTGGAATACCTGTAGTTGCCATAGTAGATACAAACTGTGATCCAGATGAAGTTGATTATGTAATACCTGGTAATGATGATGCCATTAGAGCCGTAAAATTATTAACAGAAACTATGTCTAATGCAGTTCTAGAAGGCAAACAAGGCGAGCAAACAGAAATTTCAGAAGAGTAA
- a CDS encoding chemotaxis response regulator protein-glutamate methylesterase yields the protein MIRVLIVDDSALMRKILADILNSDDDISVIDTAKNGEEALRKIDSLKPDLVTMDIEMPLMDGITTLKHIVTKFKIPVIMISSLTSQGAELTLKALDEGAVDFLAKPTNIFSLSQSDIKMEIIDKVKAGSKSKLCNREPINRIDKLDTPIIEHGQIQKNFTNIIAIGTSTGGPRALQSLLPELPSNINASIVVVQHMPPKFTKSLADRLNLTSSIKIKEAEEGDVLCRGHAYIAPGDFHMEIVKEGKDLVVRLNKKPQVMGLRPTVDALMESVSKISNFSKIGIILTGMGSDGTKGIVQMKESNSYTIAQDEASSVVFGMPKAAISTRLIDEILPLNEIAGIIMKKVGV from the coding sequence ATGATAAGAGTTTTAATTGTAGATGATTCAGCATTGATGAGAAAAATATTAGCAGATATATTAAATTCTGATGACGATATATCTGTAATTGATACTGCAAAAAATGGTGAAGAAGCTTTAAGAAAAATTGATTCATTGAAGCCTGATTTAGTGACAATGGATATTGAAATGCCTTTAATGGACGGAATAACAACATTAAAACATATTGTAACAAAATTTAAGATACCTGTAATCATGATTAGCAGTTTGACATCCCAAGGAGCAGAATTAACCCTTAAGGCTTTAGATGAAGGAGCCGTAGATTTTTTAGCAAAACCCACGAATATTTTTAGTTTAAGTCAATCTGATATAAAAATGGAAATCATAGATAAAGTTAAAGCTGGGTCTAAATCTAAGTTATGTAATAGAGAACCAATTAATAGAATAGATAAGTTGGATACACCTATCATAGAACATGGACAAATACAAAAGAATTTTACTAATATTATTGCTATTGGAACATCAACTGGTGGACCGAGGGCTCTTCAATCCTTATTACCAGAGCTTCCTAGCAATATTAATGCATCCATAGTTGTTGTTCAACACATGCCCCCGAAATTTACTAAGTCATTAGCTGATAGGCTAAATTTGACTTCAAGTATAAAAATAAAAGAAGCTGAAGAAGGAGATGTTTTATGTAGGGGACATGCATATATCGCCCCTGGGGATTTTCATATGGAAATCGTTAAAGAGGGTAAGGATTTGGTAGTTAGATTAAATAAAAAGCCGCAGGTAATGGGGTTACGACCTACTGTAGATGCTTTAATGGAGTCAGTTTCTAAAATCAGTAATTTCTCTAAGATAGGCATAATTTTAACTGGCATGGGTTCAGATGGGACAAAGGGTATTGTACAAATGAAGGAATCCAATAGCTATACTATTGCACAAGATGAAGCTAGTTCTGTTGTATTTGGAATGCCAAAAGCTGCCATATCTACAAGATTAATTGATGAGATATTACCTTTAAATGAAATAGCTGGTATAATAATGAAAAAGGTGGGGGTGTAA
- a CDS encoding chemotaxis protein CheC codes for MTINVENLNNFMIDILKELGNIGAGNAATALSNMISKKVDMSVPNVRILEFKDVAQVLGGEENLVIGIYFGLSEDVVGNIMFALDIDSAINLSNILYNRKKDNNELDEMDLSAISEVGNIIASSYANSLSSLTGLKIFISIPSMSIDMAGAILSVPAIQFGHVSDHALMIETIFEEDQNLVAGNLFFLPDLSSFDKILTALGVK; via the coding sequence ATGACAATTAATGTTGAAAATCTAAACAATTTTATGATTGATATCCTTAAGGAACTTGGAAATATAGGAGCAGGAAATGCTGCTACAGCCTTGTCAAATATGATATCAAAAAAAGTAGATATGAGTGTTCCAAATGTGCGAATATTGGAGTTTAAAGATGTTGCTCAAGTATTAGGGGGAGAAGAAAATTTAGTAATAGGGATATATTTTGGACTTTCTGAAGATGTAGTAGGAAATATTATGTTTGCATTGGATATAGATTCTGCAATTAATTTATCTAATATATTGTATAACAGAAAGAAAGATAATAATGAACTTGATGAAATGGATTTATCAGCTATATCTGAAGTAGGTAATATTATAGCATCTTCTTATGCAAACTCCCTATCTTCACTTACAGGGTTAAAGATATTTATATCCATTCCTTCAATGTCGATTGATATGGCTGGTGCCATCCTAAGTGTTCCAGCAATTCAATTTGGTCATGTATCAGACCATGCTCTGATGATAGAAACTATTTTTGAAGAAGATCAGAACCTTGTAGCTGGAAACTTATTCTTTCTTCCTGACCTATCATCATTTGATAAAATATTAACTGCGTTAGGGGTAAAATAG
- a CDS encoding FliA/WhiG family RNA polymerase sigma factor produces MNIENLWIEYSETKDKELKKKLIEYYVSLVKIVAGRMYNFYGSKIEYDDLLGYGILGLIDSIDKFDITKNIKFETYAQIRIKGAIIDNIRKLDWIPRSLRKKSKDLQNAISLLENRLGRTPNNYEISEHLNITIKELELLMSDMSTFNVSSLEEFLISGGDYSNNISQDNSTPEGAFEKKEIERLLANSIDSLSKNEKKVISLYYYDELTYKEIGHVMELSESRISQIHSKSILKIRNHLEKNGVGRRL; encoded by the coding sequence ATGAATATAGAAAATTTATGGATAGAATACTCTGAGACTAAAGATAAAGAACTTAAGAAAAAATTAATAGAATACTATGTTAGTTTAGTTAAAATTGTGGCTGGAAGAATGTATAACTTTTATGGAAGTAAAATTGAATATGATGATTTGTTAGGTTATGGTATACTTGGGTTGATAGATAGTATTGATAAATTTGATATTACTAAAAACATCAAATTTGAAACATATGCACAAATAAGAATAAAAGGCGCAATAATTGATAATATTAGAAAACTAGATTGGATACCCAGATCTCTGAGAAAAAAATCTAAAGATCTTCAGAATGCAATATCTTTGCTTGAAAATCGATTAGGGAGAACACCTAATAATTATGAAATATCAGAACACTTAAATATTACTATTAAAGAACTTGAATTGTTAATGTCAGATATGTCTACATTTAATGTTTCTTCTTTGGAGGAGTTTTTAATATCAGGTGGCGATTATTCCAATAATATTTCTCAAGACAATAGTACACCAGAAGGTGCTTTCGAAAAAAAAGAAATAGAGAGATTGTTAGCAAATTCAATAGATTCCCTATCAAAAAATGAAAAAAAGGTTATTTCCTTATATTATTATGATGAATTAACCTATAAAGAAATAGGTCATGTTATGGAATTATCTGAATCTAGAATCTCACAAATACATAGCAAATCTATTTTAAAAATAAGAAATCACTTGGAGAAAAATGGTGTAGGTAGAAGATTATAG